A single window of Leishmania panamensis strain MHOM/PA/94/PSC-1 chromosome 35 sequence DNA harbors:
- a CDS encoding hypothetical protein (TriTrypDB/GeneDB-style sysID: LpmP.35.5940) — translation MALLRTAYLLVGASRLPLILLFSPPLRQSSSLFQTDAQQILNPSAIGHQLRDSVPPISRRRNDAAPVSSAKQRDVKRRGFNAIIRWCAYHQDTERLGLMHGGNLTGEIAGMDSSVLRWVQESIDSFSCGQCLVLLSFLCDVLDRQRKVAGGNAPTETVPSEFIRGLCRCISLLTAHTTCSEQLKIQPFLILLSAAYGLHRVTHNNPLKLPSETLETLSAPPALWLALVHQVNLYCSTTAQEHSSILESTAIEALLTTLLLFDPLRCQQFLAAPDLSLIATVTRRLDALIVPVLKATRQECKPAPSGAAPGVAHLKPGVSPEAQLPSGLEEYVTSSNTTASLSASLVPMPSRVCMSDFARIISNARTAPPACRVNLMEYLLCVLRHPSTFSIEENRYLPAIMSAVRSRNLCRMSGVPDDIIKHSTTMEFDVLAEVLCYTKRRSLYRDNIYQMLRSRFQRDDGTDVLAESQLAPNVALSLLLSLGLQLPWSLCRQLLLYSLTVAPEVLRKMQTTAKGGEENDATLRRAENSPSSKVPLSLDLCAILYFLGKCHQSLNSAQHLEQAIPEAGTEINQMIRALVCSIDWKGCTVKNLGESTRSKGNFILVGVAALGALSAYVDGYFMHQCLSDDDTMDERVLFSVLVLPILKDRTPQRVKMESLPILAKAVGLFTTEEAKRRLVTHMIRLISDGHFYSFFAFVRFVAPLAIEFKATTSEHIALVFRQRVLSVRGIPEHILRHADALKVQTTMLLRTVRYVIAIGALDSGNTAVNAARRESVRVWFEHYLQCLATTEKSSKNTALTTDSAPQAEALSSAGETSCVVNREKQTPLIAEEDNPPATDKSPEEDFEDADDAPDEHRADTNDARIALDAAFTTSVTDADVEEVLSLMLQVGCRQPYRVMLVAARRLTERASMIAEDQVSPVWCTAAPAMAGGGNRKVSTQNHAWSEPTMNSDSIATAGDEHSCPALLSVPPLAAHFVCAVRIDFAIALPSMLPTFVSALLARCDIRIFYHVVSAILMAVKRRRRVPALSEDLQIGVIAFGTLQRRLAMGHLVDSQEQSTTVLKLIVSFLHHLTLAVPHLCVAQLAFLLANSQRGTASTLVSNNRASSQLDCMAGLSKELQGVVPQDEAEPGDLDDAVDDKDVFESHVAIHAELEACLLRLVPYLGAVELKQIGLAHLQRLSLFFPHASPFVAQQLQPQLSDFSQRELLQLVAQYPAGTAEVLALLSKTDLYASIDLNDYVTIAKRLPMQINEVIVAAHLPHMTIAWIARVLSALAARHEEVPMRLLRSLLYRVSAVAEDASESDKSLLMMVLQGYLLFRSDRGTLVERLAEMKSAAAESSISHIDDVLWSMTLTAHKVEEGEQQERRELIRTSFDRLLSLEHISTLDALRVFLISYPTFLHQIREQGVVAKVEQQLLPNILATTPVQWRELAALVQLLAEHHVLLPSTVDILLKSVFTAAQLTSLYKAVMASSDSNTVSALETLLQIAAKCAEAAAPGHSPFPLLPVTELVLSIFNAVQHWLAAVTGLLVTTTSSLSASEETTGRHICWMLLNRSDELKPSEFARLVQSMSRLKAWDLMAIESKPSPAGTATAAAGESLAFDRALASCYERADAHSRCILLKAIAMDTSVLRRFETIVFPPIQNDVPLLPSEDLELVLTAVLQVSNEAIVEPVLDAIDTRMLPILDQCRRSAIVRLVQCHAHFSINDEIVVTAALQALERQATTEVKLDVSQLLSILQAVASLTVSQLPERLLVLCFQRLEKMASMLTPLQQYQVGRLILDLEMGYSSSVSALVLHILDSRDGVRGHKQFQAMTEELCDVFEVELPAQLRACRLRKVRNKQRVKDFWSAQRRLKQQAMLHHCQH, via the coding sequence TCTCCAGGAGGCGTAACGATGCCGCACCAGTGTCGTCTGCGAAGCAAAGGGACGTCAAGCGACGTGGCTTTAACGCTATAATTCGCTGGTGTGCCTACCACCAAGACACGGAGAGGCTTGGCTTAATGCATGGAGGGAATCTGACGGGGGAAATAGCTGGCATGGATTCGAgcgtgctgcggtgggtGCAGGAGAGTATCGACAGCTTTTCCTGTGGTCAGTGTTTGGTTCTGCTGTCCTTCTTGTGTGATGTGCTCGATCGCCAAAGGAAGGTAGCTGGGGGGAATGCCCCCACAGAAACGGTGCCAAGCGAGTTTATTAGGGGATTGTGTCGCTGTATTTCCCTCTTGACAGCACACACAACGTGCAGTGAGCAGCTGAAGATTCAGCCCTTCTTGAttctcctctccgccgcctACGGGTTACACCGTGTGACCCACAACAACCCACTGAAATTGCCGTCCGAAACTCTGGAGACTCTCTCAGCTCCGCCGGCACTGTGGCTTGCGCTTGTGCACCAAGTGAATCTCTATTGCAGTACAACGGCGCAGGAGCACTCGAGCATACTCGAGAGCACTGCAATTGAAGCTCTGCTTACCACACTTCTCCTCTTCGACCCATTGCGATGCCAGCAGTTTCTCGCCGCCCCTGATCTATCTCTCATCGCAACAGTCACCAGGCGCCTCGATGCACTGATCGTGCCCGTTTTGAAGGCGACTCGGCAGGAATGTAAGCCGGCTCCCAGCGGAGCGGCGCCGGGAGTCGCACACCTCAAGCCGGGGGTTTCCCCAGAAGCGCAGTTGCCAAGTGGTCTCGAGGAGTACGTGACCTCGTCGAACACCACGGCGTCGCTCTCAGCGTCGCTTGTGCCGATGCCGAGTCGTGTTTGTATGTCGGACTTTGCGCGTATAATTTCGAACGCACgcaccgcgccgcccgcGTGTCGAGTAAATCTGATGGAGTACCTGCTGTGCGTCCTGCGCCATCCCTCAACGTTCTCCATTGAGGAAAACCGCTACTTACCGGCCATCATGTCAGCCGTGCGAAGTCGGAATTTATGCCGGATGAGCGGGGTACCGGATGACATTATAAAGCACTCGACTACCATGGAATTCGATGTTCTCGCGGAGGTACTTTGCTATACAAAACGCAGATCTCTGTACCGCGATAACATTTACCAGATGCTGCGCAGTCGCTTTCAGCGAGACGATGGTACCGACGTCTTGGCAGAGTCACAACTCGCGCCTAATGTGGCACTGTCGTTACTACTGAGCCTCGGGTTGCAGTTACCGTGGTCGCTGTGTCGTCAACTCCTCTTGTACAGCCTGACAGTGGCGCCAGAGGTACTCAGAAAGATGCAGACAACAGCGAagggaggcgaagagaacGATGCGACTCTACGGAGGGCGGAGAACTCGCCATCCTCGAAGGTGCCACTCTCACTCGATCTCTGTGCGATCCTTTATTTCTTAGGGAAGTGCCATCAGTCTCTGAATTCAGCCCAGCACTTGGAACAGGCGATACCAGAGGCAGGAACGGAGATAAACCAGATGATAAGAGCGCTTGTCTGCTCCATTGACTGGAAAGGGTGTACCGTGAAGAACCTCGGCGAATCGACCCGGAGTAAAGGGAACTTTATCCTGGTAGGCGTTGCGGCGTTGGGTGCGCTGAGTGCGTACGTGGACGGCTATTTTATGCATCAATGTCTGTCGGACGACGATACCATGGACGAGCGTGTCTTGTTCAGCGTGTTGGTGCTCCCCATCCTGAAGGACCGGACACCTCAGCGAGTGAAGATGGAGTCTCTCCCCATCCTTGCCAAGGCAGTAGGGCTTTTCACGACGGAAGAGGCCAAGCGGCGCTTGGTAACGCACATGATCCGTCTCATCAGCGATGGACATTTTTACAGCTTTTTCGCCTTTGTTCGCTTCGTCGCTCCTTTAGCAATCGAGTTCAAGGCGACCACGTCGGAGCACATAGCGCTTGTCTTTCGCCAGCGTGTCCTGTCCGTCCGTGGAATTCCAGAGCACATCCTTCGACATGCGGATGCGCTAAAGGTGCAAACCACGATGCTCCTTCGCACTGTGCGCTACGTGATCGCCATCGGGGCGCTCGATAGCGGGAACACTGCCGTTAATGCCGCCCGTCGCGAGTCGGTGCGAGTGTGGTTTGAGCATTACCTGCAGTGTCTCGCGACAACCGAAAAGAGCAGCAAGAACACGGCGCTGACGACGGACAGTGCCCCTCAGGCCGAAGCGCTTTCAAGCGCAGGCGAAACGAGTTGTGTGGTAAATAGAGAAAAACAGACGCCGCTCATcgcagaggaggacaacCCGCCGGCTACTGACAAAAGCCCCGAGGAGGACTTCGAGGACGCGGATGACGCACCAGACGAACACAGGGCTGACACTAACGACGCTCGCATCGCCCTCGACGCCGCCTTCACGACGTCCGTGACGGACGCGGATGTGGAAGAAGTATTGAGCCTTATGCTACAGGTGGGGTGCAGACAGCCGTATCGTGTCATGCTTGTCGCAGCTCGCCGCTTGACGGAGCGTGCGTCGATGATAGCAGAGGATCAAGTATCCCCAGTTTGGTGTACAGCTGCCCCAGCGATGGCCGGGGGCGGAAACAGGAAGGTCAGTACGCAGAATCACGCGTGGTCAGAGCCAACGATGAATAGCGACTCCATCGCTACCGCAGGAGATGAGCACAGTTGCCCCGCGTTGCTTAGCGTGCCACCTCTCGCCGCGCACTTTGTCTGTGCCGTTCGCATTGACTTCGCCATCGCACTTCCCTCGATGCTTCCTACCTTCGTGAGCGCCCTTCTTGCCAGGTGTGACATTCGAATTTTCTACCACGTCGTTTCTGCTATTTTGATGGCGGTCAAGAGGCGTCGTAGAGTGCCCGCCTTGAGCGAGGACCTGCAGATTGGCGTCATCGCCTTCGGGACcttgcagcgccgcctcgccatgGGGCACCTTGTAGACAGCCAGGAGCAGAGCACCACAGTTTTGAAGCTGATCGTCAGCTTCTTACATCACCTCACGCTGGCGGTGCCGCACCTCtgtgtggcgcagctggcgttTCTTCTGGCCAACAGCCAGCGCGGCACCGCGAGTACTTTGGTATCGAACAACCGAGCTTCGAGTCAACTCGATTGCATGGCAGGTCTGTCAAAGGAACTGCAGGGCGTTGTGCCCCAAGACGAAGCGGAGCCAGGCGACCTGGACGACGCTGTGGACGACAAGGATGTATTTGAGAGTCACGTCGCAATCCATGCCGAGTTGGAGgcctgcctcctccgcctcgtccCGTATCTTGGAGCTGTCGAGCTGAAGCAGATAGGCCTCGCCCATCTGCAGAGGTtgtccctctttttccctcacGCGTCACCGTTtgtggcacagcagctgcagccacagCTAAGCGACTTCAGCCAGCGGGAAttgctgcagctggtcgCGCAGTACCCTGCCGGGACCGCTGAAGTGCTGGCGTTGCTTTCCAAGACTGATCTGTATGCCAGTATCGATCTCAACGACTACGTCACAATCGCGAAGAGGCTGCCAATGCAGATCAACGAGGTGATTGTTGCAGCGCACCTGCCTCACATGACCATCGCCTGGATTGCCCGCGTGCTCTCCGCATTGGCAGCGCGTCATGAGGAGGTGCCGATGCGACTGCTGCGAAGTTTGCTGTATCGGGTATCGGCGGTGGCCGAGGACGCCAGCGAGTCAGACAAGAGCCTGCTCATGATGGTACTGCAGGGGTATCTCCTCTTCCGCAGCGATCGTGGCACCCTGGTGGAGCGGCTTGCCGAAATGAagtcagcggcagctgagaGCAGCATTTCGCACATAGACGACGTGCTCTGGTCAATGACATTGACGGCGCACAAAGTtgaggagggagaacagCAGGAGCGTCGGGAGCTTATTCGTACTTCCTTCGAtcgtctcctctctcttgagCACATTTCCACCCTTGATGCGCTGCGGGTTTTTCTCATATCATATCCGACCTTTCTGCACCAAATACGTGAGCAGGGCGTTGTGGCGAAGGTCGAGCAGCAACTCCTGCCCAACATTCTGGCGACCACGCCCGTCCAGTGGCgcgagctggcggcgctggtgcagctgctagCAGAGCACCACGTCCTCTTGCCATCCACCGTAGACATTCTCCTGAAGTCGGTCTTCACCGCGGCACAGCTCACCAGCCTGTATAAGGCCGTCATGGCCTCTTCAGATAGCAATACCGTCTCGGCCTTGGAGACGCTCCTCCAAATTGCTGCGAAGTgcgcggaggcagcagcgccaggaCACTCGCCGTTCCCTCTTCTACCAGTGACCGAACTGGTGCTGAGCATCTTCAACGCCGTTCAGCACTGGCTAGCCGCCGTCACAGGGCTGctcgtcaccaccacctcatcCCTGTCTGCCTCGGAAGAGACAACCGGTCGTCACATATGTTGGATGCTCCTGAACCGCAGCGACGAGCTGAAGCCGAGCGAGTTTGCGCGACTGGTCCAGAGCATGAGTCGGCTAAAAGCGTGGGATCTGATGGCGATAGAGTCGAAGCCAAGTCCAGCaggcaccgccactgctgctgcgggcgaAAGTCTTGCCTTTGACAGAGCGCTAGCCTCGTGCTACGAACGCGCCGACGCCCATAGTCGCTGCATTCTCCTCAAGGCCATCGCCATGGACACATCCGTCTTGCGCCGCTTCGAGACCATCGTTTTCCCTCCTATCCAAAACGATGTCCCACTGCTTCCGTCCGAGGACCTAGAGCTTGTTCTCaccgcggtgctgcaggtcaGCAATGAGGCAATCGTGGAGCCGGTGCTGGACGCCATCGACACTCGGATGCTTCCCATTCTTGATCAGTGCCGTCGCAGCGCCATCGTACGTCTTGTGCAGTGCCATGCTCACTTCAGCATCAACGACGAGATCGTtgtgacggcagcgctacAGGCCCTCGAGCGCCAGGCTACCACCGAGGTGAAGCTGGACGTCTCGCAGCTGCTTAGCATACTGCAGGCGGTTGCCAGCCTGACTGTGTCACAGCTGCCGGAGCGACTTCTTGTTCTATGCTTTCAACGGCTAGAGAAAATGGCGTCGATGCTGACCCCGCTTCAGCAGTATCAAGTAGGCCGGCTAATCCTCGACTTGGAGATGGGCTACAGTAGTAGCGTAAGTGCGTTGGTACTCCATATCCTGGATAGCCGAGATGGCGTACGCGGACATAAGCAGTTCCAGGCTATGACAGAGGAGCTGTGTGACGTGTTTGAGGTCGAACTGCCGGCTCAGCTTCGCGCGTGCCGACTGCGAAAGGTGAGGAACAAGCAGCGTGTCAAAGATTTTTGGTCCGCTCAACGCAggctgaagcagcaggccatgctgcaccactgccagcACTGA
- a CDS encoding hypothetical protein (TriTrypDB/GeneDB-style sysID: LpmP.35.5930): MMLKRGAETSLMEDDCLTSSQQYDPHLLFHVSIRRKGYETIGANAFLRCCALRVLDVSGNKLSTLSGLESVAPQLTFLNAAENSLQDISALVKCTALERCMLEGNQLHSFASLEPLVSLPCLVELVLQRHVPFDDVGMALGSSQQCSSRLLLLDNPICRDVVAYKQQFLARVSHVRWVDGALAHLRARSLAENATNVLNDATEHSSTSIVEAAVASFQSIRVQMTTTVKEETELRCQLERYADRCKKKKPKHSNQR; encoded by the coding sequence ATGATGTTGAAAAGGGGCGCCGAAACCAGCCTGATGGAAGACGATTGTCTCACCTCCTCGCAACAGTATGATCCCCACCTCCTTTTTCACGTGAGTATACGGCGCAAGGGGTATGAGACTATCGGCGCCAACGCctttctccgctgctgcgccctGCGCGTACTCGATGTATCTGGAAACAAGCTAAGCACGCTCTCAGGACTGGAGAGCGTTGCGCCCCAGTTAACGTTCCTCAACGCAGCCGAGAACAGCCTCCAGGACATTAGCGCACTTGTCAAATGCACGGCATTGGAGCGGTGCATGCTGGAGGGCAATCAACTCcactccttcgcctccctTGAGCCGCTCGTGTCGCTCCCCTGTCTCGTTGAACTGGTGTTGCAGCGACACGTGCCTTTTGATGACGTTGGCATGGCCCTAGGGAGCTCTCAGCAGTGCTCTAGCAGGCTGCTATTGCTGGACAACCCGATTTGCCGTGACGTTGTCGCCTACAAGCAGCAGTTCCTTGCTAGGGTATCTCATGTACGTTGGGTAGACGGGGCCTTGGCTCATCTACGCGCGAGGTCCCTGGCAGAGAACGCTACAAACGTCTTGAATGACGCCACGGAACACTCCTCCACGTCGATAGTGGAGGCGGCCGTCGCATCCTTCCAGTCCATCCGCGTTCAGATGACCACCACTGTaaaggaggagacggagcTGCGGTGCCAACTCGAGCGCTATGCAGATCGatgtaaaaaaaaaaaacccaaGCACAGCAACCAACGCTAG